Proteins encoded in a region of the Vibrio ponticus genome:
- a CDS encoding methyl-accepting chemotaxis protein: protein MKFSQKIVAASSALLFITVVLLSVQQSMLVKAEVESLVSTSLNEIEQELSRAVSSEMEASRKLAKATTEMIELDPTNSAYISSVLETPVVKNEYIVVGAGYESNGHVIENDDAWEVDSSFDPRTRPWYQDAKSQSRLIVTDPYVDASTNKVVISIAMPMRDNGDFLGVVFYDMELTSLAEKVNQTNLFDAGYLFIVAQDGTTIAHPDANNNGKSLAEYLPQVTVKEGEQRFEQDGKSYLVRFTKVASEGWYVGSILDESIVLATIDEMRNSTIVTVIIALVLSILGLSLLIKFLMRPLNELNDAIQDVASGQGDLTKRLDTNTDAEFAQLAKGFNTFTENLQQQIIQSKEIGASILVGTEQSHVSAQQSTQAVGSQLEELEQLATAMHEMSVTAADVANNAQGAAEAVKEAEYVTDQGSVVVSDTTEAISQLSMRVDQAVEEVAGLASATNNIETILKVINDIADQTNLLALNAAIEAARAGESGRGFAVVADEVRTLAQRTQQSTTEIRGMIEQLQSGASAVSSAMSESKSTADIAVDKAQQANDSLQAIRAIIQRITDMNMQIASAAEEQSLVAEEINSNTVRIKDLSTLVSESAQQTSEAMLHQTESVRKQDELLNKFIV, encoded by the coding sequence ATGAAGTTCAGCCAGAAAATAGTCGCCGCCTCTTCGGCGCTGCTTTTTATCACTGTGGTTTTGCTGTCAGTACAACAGTCAATGTTAGTGAAAGCAGAAGTTGAGAGCTTAGTCAGCACCAGTTTAAATGAGATTGAACAAGAACTCAGTCGCGCAGTCAGCTCTGAAATGGAAGCGAGTCGTAAGCTGGCTAAAGCAACCACTGAGATGATTGAGTTAGATCCAACCAATTCTGCTTATATCTCCTCAGTACTGGAAACGCCAGTAGTGAAAAATGAGTATATTGTCGTGGGTGCGGGTTACGAGTCGAATGGTCATGTGATTGAAAATGACGACGCTTGGGAAGTGGACTCTAGCTTTGATCCGCGTACGCGCCCATGGTACCAAGATGCTAAGTCACAAAGTCGCCTGATTGTGACTGACCCTTATGTGGACGCCTCAACCAATAAAGTGGTGATTTCTATCGCGATGCCAATGCGTGATAACGGTGATTTTCTTGGCGTTGTGTTCTATGACATGGAGTTGACTTCATTAGCAGAGAAGGTCAACCAAACCAATCTTTTTGATGCGGGTTACCTATTTATTGTTGCTCAAGATGGCACCACGATCGCTCACCCGGATGCAAACAACAACGGTAAGTCACTGGCGGAGTATTTGCCACAAGTGACGGTGAAAGAGGGTGAACAACGCTTTGAGCAAGATGGCAAATCCTACCTAGTCCGTTTTACTAAAGTTGCTTCTGAAGGTTGGTATGTCGGCTCGATTTTGGATGAGTCGATTGTCTTGGCTACTATCGATGAGATGCGTAACAGCACGATCGTTACCGTTATCATCGCTTTGGTACTAAGCATTCTAGGCTTATCTTTACTGATTAAATTCTTGATGCGTCCACTCAATGAATTGAATGATGCGATTCAAGATGTGGCGTCAGGTCAAGGTGATCTAACTAAACGTCTTGATACCAATACTGATGCTGAATTTGCTCAATTGGCGAAAGGCTTTAATACCTTTACCGAAAATCTACAGCAGCAAATTATTCAATCGAAAGAGATTGGTGCGAGTATTTTAGTTGGCACCGAACAGTCTCATGTGAGTGCTCAGCAATCGACACAAGCAGTAGGCAGCCAGTTAGAAGAGTTAGAGCAACTAGCGACTGCGATGCATGAAATGTCGGTCACGGCAGCGGATGTGGCAAACAACGCTCAAGGCGCGGCGGAAGCGGTTAAAGAAGCGGAATACGTAACAGATCAAGGTTCAGTAGTAGTCAGCGATACCACCGAAGCGATCAGTCAATTGTCGATGCGTGTTGATCAAGCGGTTGAAGAAGTGGCGGGCTTAGCTTCTGCGACGAATAACATTGAAACCATTCTTAAAGTGATCAACGACATTGCAGACCAAACGAACTTGTTAGCGTTGAATGCGGCAATCGAAGCTGCACGTGCAGGTGAATCGGGTCGTGGATTTGCAGTGGTTGCAGATGAAGTTCGTACACTGGCTCAGCGCACTCAGCAATCGACTACCGAAATTCGTGGCATGATTGAGCAACTTCAGTCTGGTGCAAGTGCAGTTTCATCTGCGATGAGTGAAAGTAAGTCAACCGCTGATATTGCAGTTGATAAAGCACAGCAAGCGAATGATTCATTGCAGGCAATTCGAGCGATCATCCAACGAATTACCGATATGAACATGCAAATTGCCTCAGCAGCGGAAGAGCAGAGCTTGGTCGCGGAAGAAATCAATAGCAATACCGTGCGTATTAAAGATCTTTCAACCTTAGTCTCTGAATCAGCACAGCAAACAAGTGAAGCAATGCTGCACCAAACGGAAAGTGTGCGTAAACAAGACGAGTTGCTGAATAAGTTTATTGTTTAG